One Erythrobacter aureus DNA segment encodes these proteins:
- a CDS encoding hydrolase 1, exosortase A system-associated, which yields MARLHLTFECQGARCGATLDNAPGTTGLLVVSGGNEIRAGAFNGQAHLAAQIATAGFPVFRFDRRGIGDSEGENRGFRKSRSDIAAALLAFRAIAPQVQRVVGFGNCDASSALMLAGGAGCDALILSNPWTIEDGEDDSPPPSAIRSRYLEKLKNPRELIRLISGQVDLKKLARGLLKAGRTQGTPSSLAEEMRQGLESFDGRSAILLAEADRTAQVFAERWDADDARMARCPGADHAYSSAEAQLWLRQQILATLRSQRVK from the coding sequence ATGGCGCGGTTGCATCTGACTTTCGAATGCCAGGGCGCACGCTGCGGGGCGACGCTCGACAATGCACCCGGCACCACCGGCCTGCTGGTGGTCAGCGGAGGCAATGAAATCCGCGCCGGAGCCTTCAACGGGCAGGCGCATCTCGCAGCGCAAATCGCGACGGCGGGCTTCCCCGTGTTCCGCTTCGATCGCCGCGGAATCGGCGACAGCGAGGGCGAAAACCGCGGATTTCGGAAATCGCGCAGCGATATCGCGGCCGCATTGCTCGCATTCCGCGCCATCGCACCGCAGGTCCAACGGGTGGTCGGTTTCGGCAATTGCGATGCTTCTTCCGCCCTTATGCTGGCCGGTGGGGCGGGCTGCGATGCGCTGATCCTGAGCAATCCCTGGACCATCGAGGATGGCGAGGATGACAGCCCGCCGCCCTCCGCCATTCGGTCCCGCTATTTGGAAAAACTCAAGAACCCACGGGAGCTTATCCGGCTTATCTCAGGGCAGGTCGATCTCAAAAAGCTTGCGCGGGGATTGCTGAAGGCCGGTCGGACACAGGGCACCCCTTCCTCGCTCGCCGAGGAGATGCGGCAGGGCCTGGAAAGCTTCGACGGTCGGTCGGCCATCCTGCTTGCCGAGGCGGATCGGACCGCGCAGGTCTTTGCCGAGCGCTGGGACGCGGACGACGCCCGCATGGCGCGCTGCCCGGGCGCCGATCATGCCTATTCCAGCGCAGAGGCGCAGCTATGGCTCCGCCAGCAGATCCTCGCTACGCTACGCTCTCAGCGAGTGAAATAG
- a CDS encoding acyl carrier protein, producing MTADTASAAKTGPSRSEIDQTLRAILRDVLGLDQAQVDGFDGETGLFGHLPELDSMAVAGLLTEIEDRLDIVIEDEDVDGEMLESYGGLLAFTEAKVVEG from the coding sequence ATGACCGCCGATACTGCCAGTGCCGCGAAGACCGGGCCGAGCCGCAGCGAAATCGACCAGACGCTGCGCGCGATCCTGCGCGATGTGCTGGGCCTCGACCAGGCGCAGGTCGATGGCTTCGATGGCGAGACCGGGCTTTTCGGCCATTTGCCCGAACTCGATTCCATGGCGGTCGCCGGGCTGCTGACCGAGATCGAGGACCGCCTCGATATCGTCATCGAGGACGAGGACGTCGACGGCGAAATGCTCGAAAGCTACGGCGGTCTGCTCGCCTTCACCGAAGCCAAGGTCGTCGAAGGCTGA
- a CDS encoding acyl-CoA ligase (AMP-forming), exosortase A system-associated, with product MPDPTPYPLDQLIERGSAQAPALALRDRTLTYEELRNGVARLAGWLASKRDKGDRVASWAAKGELTCLLPLAAARAGLVHVPINPLLKRAQVAHILSDSGAALLIGTKARLGSLEDGDVPPGCVTIDEAETFSLAETENTIVPPSSHDPEELAAILYTSGSTGKPKGVMLSHANMWLGAVSVAHYLGMESDDVTLAVLPLSFDYGQNQLLSTWYAGGCVVPLDYLFPRDVAKACARHGVTTLAAVPPLWAQLTDLDWPAEAVSSMRRLTNSGGALTLELVRDMQSIFPKTRIFPMYGLTEAFRSTYLDPALVDTHPTSMGRAIPFAEILVIADDGSLAAPDQEGELVHCGPLVAHGYWQDGKRTRERFKAAPDMSEYGGTAVWSGDRVMRDADGLLYFVGRRDAMIKSSGNRISPQEIESAALGTGLVAEAVALGVEDERLGHAIHLVVRPARDAAEPETALPRALQKELPNFMQPHVIHWRDALPLNPNGKIDRTAIAAEICA from the coding sequence ATGCCTGATCCCACGCCCTATCCGCTCGATCAACTGATCGAGCGCGGGAGTGCACAGGCGCCTGCATTGGCGCTGCGCGACCGCACACTTACCTATGAGGAGTTGAGGAATGGTGTCGCCAGGCTGGCGGGATGGCTGGCAAGCAAGCGAGACAAGGGAGACAGGGTTGCCAGTTGGGCCGCCAAGGGCGAACTGACCTGCCTGCTTCCACTCGCCGCGGCGCGGGCCGGGTTGGTTCATGTTCCGATCAACCCCCTGCTCAAACGCGCGCAAGTGGCTCATATCCTGAGCGATAGCGGTGCAGCGCTCCTGATAGGGACCAAGGCGCGCCTGGGCTCGCTGGAGGACGGAGATGTACCGCCGGGCTGCGTGACCATCGATGAGGCGGAGACTTTCAGTCTGGCCGAAACCGAAAATACGATAGTTCCGCCCTCCAGCCACGACCCGGAAGAGCTCGCCGCGATCCTCTATACGAGCGGTTCGACCGGCAAGCCGAAGGGCGTGATGCTGAGCCACGCGAATATGTGGCTGGGTGCGGTCAGCGTGGCGCATTATCTCGGCATGGAAAGCGACGATGTCACCCTGGCCGTGCTGCCGTTGAGCTTCGACTACGGACAGAACCAGTTGCTTTCGACCTGGTATGCGGGTGGCTGCGTCGTACCGCTCGACTATCTCTTCCCGCGCGATGTCGCCAAGGCTTGCGCCAGGCATGGCGTGACCACGCTCGCCGCAGTACCGCCGCTCTGGGCGCAGCTCACCGATCTGGACTGGCCTGCGGAAGCAGTGTCCTCGATGCGTCGGCTGACCAATTCGGGCGGCGCGCTCACGTTGGAACTCGTGCGTGATATGCAGTCCATCTTCCCGAAAACACGCATTTTTCCGATGTATGGTCTGACCGAGGCATTCCGGTCCACCTACCTCGATCCGGCGCTGGTCGACACGCATCCGACATCGATGGGTCGGGCCATTCCCTTCGCCGAGATCCTTGTGATCGCCGATGACGGATCGCTGGCCGCACCCGACCAGGAAGGCGAGCTGGTGCATTGTGGGCCGCTGGTCGCGCATGGCTATTGGCAGGACGGGAAGCGCACGCGCGAGCGGTTCAAAGCCGCGCCCGATATGTCCGAATATGGCGGAACCGCCGTCTGGTCGGGCGACCGTGTGATGCGCGATGCGGATGGCCTGCTCTACTTCGTCGGCAGACGCGATGCGATGATCAAGAGTTCGGGCAATCGCATCAGTCCGCAAGAGATCGAGAGCGCGGCGCTGGGCACCGGACTGGTCGCGGAAGCGGTCGCGCTCGGCGTTGAGGACGAGCGGCTCGGCCATGCCATCCACCTCGTGGTGCGTCCGGCGCGAGATGCCGCCGAACCCGAAACGGCACTGCCTAGGGCCTTGCAGAAGGAGCTTCCCAATTTCATGCAACCGCATGTGATCCACTGGCGCGATGCCTTGCCGCTCAACCCCAATGGCAAGATCGATCGCACCGCGATTGCGGCGGAGATCTGCGCATGA
- a CDS encoding pyridoxal-dependent decarboxylase, exosortase A system-associated, which yields MKPLGPIPPGFEAIDGELAIGDTPVSDLVGRVGRTPLFVYSRERIARRFAELRAAMPGRLKINYAIKANSFAPLLEYVSSLADGLDIASGGELEMVRATGFHLSRVSFAGPGKRDEELEAAIAAGVTLNLESENEAERALAIAERLGETPRFAVRVNPDFELKGSGMKMGGGAKPFGVDAERVPALIQSIIAAGCDFRGLHIFTGSQALSVDAVIDMQAKVLDCADRLAREAGVILPKLNMGGGFGIPYFPGDEPLDIGAVGAALEDRFETLPETLSQAELFIELGRYLVGEAGVYLTRIVDRKDSYGETYLVTDGGLHHQLAASGNFGTVVRRNYPVAIASRFEAEPDEIVNVVGCLCTPLDRLADKAHLPRAQAGDIVAVFCAGAYGASASPSAFLGQGPAIEMLI from the coding sequence ATGAAGCCTCTCGGTCCCATTCCCCCCGGTTTCGAGGCGATCGACGGAGAGCTGGCCATTGGCGATACGCCTGTGAGCGACCTTGTAGGGCGGGTCGGGCGCACGCCGCTTTTCGTCTACTCACGCGAGCGGATCGCGCGGCGCTTCGCCGAATTGCGCGCCGCAATGCCGGGTCGCTTGAAGATAAATTATGCAATTAAGGCCAATAGCTTTGCGCCGCTTCTTGAGTATGTTTCCAGTCTCGCCGATGGTCTCGATATCGCCTCGGGGGGAGAGCTGGAGATGGTACGGGCGACCGGCTTCCATCTGTCGCGGGTGAGTTTCGCCGGACCAGGCAAGCGCGACGAAGAACTCGAAGCTGCTATCGCTGCCGGTGTCACACTCAATCTCGAAAGCGAGAACGAAGCCGAACGCGCGCTGGCGATTGCCGAGCGGCTTGGTGAAACCCCGCGGTTCGCCGTTCGCGTCAATCCCGATTTCGAACTCAAGGGCTCGGGCATGAAGATGGGCGGGGGGGCCAAGCCTTTCGGGGTCGATGCGGAGCGTGTTCCGGCCCTTATCCAATCCATCATTGCCGCCGGTTGCGATTTTCGCGGGCTGCATATTTTCACCGGCAGTCAGGCGCTCTCTGTCGATGCAGTCATCGACATGCAGGCGAAGGTGCTCGATTGCGCCGACCGTCTGGCGCGCGAGGCGGGTGTTATTCTGCCCAAGCTCAATATGGGTGGCGGCTTCGGCATTCCCTATTTTCCGGGCGACGAGCCGCTCGATATCGGAGCGGTGGGCGCTGCGCTCGAGGATCGCTTCGAGACCTTGCCGGAAACCCTTTCACAAGCTGAACTTTTCATCGAACTCGGCCGCTATCTCGTTGGCGAAGCAGGAGTTTACCTGACACGCATCGTCGACCGCAAGGACAGCTACGGCGAGACCTATCTGGTTACCGATGGCGGGCTGCATCACCAGCTCGCCGCGTCGGGGAATTTCGGAACCGTGGTGCGGCGCAACTATCCCGTTGCCATCGCCAGCCGCTTCGAAGCCGAGCCAGACGAGATCGTGAATGTGGTCGGTTGCCTGTGCACGCCGCTCGACCGGCTCGCCGACAAGGCGCATCTGCCCCGCGCGCAGGCAGGCGACATTGTTGCGGTGTTCTGCGCCGGCGCATATGGTGCGAGCGCTTCCCCGAGTGCCTTTTTGGGACAGGGTCCGGCAATCGAAATGCTTATCTGA
- a CDS encoding GNAT family N-acetyltransferase, whose product MDIAVSYHETVTKLQGLDLPGKGPFDRLDWFALLEDPLFVQAERGGEQLILPLQVGPSGLSSLTNWFSFTWRPLGSSDLLLRAIARDLRRRAYLLDLAPVPEEDGSASRLETAFRKAGWLVFRQQCDENHVLQVEGRSFAEYWAMRPGKMRTTLKRKAKKVDVEILDRFDEVAWADYRAVYAESWKPNEERADILEAFARTEGEAGRIRLGIARAEGRPVAAQFWTVEDGAAYIHKLAHIEAAKPLSAGTTLSAALFERVIDTDRVELVDFGTGSDPYKRDWMELNRPRYRLTCLDWRQLGAWPAIGRALIRHLAPHNRPS is encoded by the coding sequence TTGGACATTGCGGTCAGCTATCACGAGACGGTTACCAAACTGCAAGGGCTCGATCTGCCCGGCAAGGGGCCTTTCGACAGGCTGGATTGGTTCGCTCTGCTCGAAGACCCGCTTTTCGTTCAGGCGGAACGTGGTGGCGAACAGCTAATCCTGCCATTGCAAGTCGGGCCGTCGGGCCTGTCCAGCCTGACCAACTGGTTCTCTTTCACCTGGCGGCCTCTCGGCAGCTCCGACCTTCTGCTTCGGGCGATCGCGAGGGATTTGCGCCGCCGGGCGTATCTCCTCGATCTGGCGCCCGTCCCCGAAGAAGATGGCAGCGCCTCGCGACTGGAAACCGCCTTCCGCAAGGCTGGCTGGCTGGTCTTCCGCCAGCAATGCGATGAAAACCATGTCCTCCAGGTCGAAGGGCGCAGTTTCGCCGAATACTGGGCGATGCGCCCCGGCAAAATGCGCACTACCCTCAAGCGCAAGGCGAAGAAGGTCGACGTCGAGATCCTCGACCGCTTCGACGAAGTCGCCTGGGCCGATTATCGGGCCGTCTATGCGGAAAGCTGGAAGCCCAATGAAGAACGCGCCGACATTCTCGAAGCCTTCGCGCGCACCGAAGGGGAAGCGGGGCGTATCCGGCTGGGTATCGCACGCGCCGAGGGGCGTCCGGTCGCGGCGCAGTTCTGGACGGTCGAAGATGGAGCGGCCTATATTCATAAACTGGCCCATATCGAGGCAGCCAAACCGCTTTCGGCAGGTACGACCCTAAGCGCGGCCCTGTTCGAGCGCGTGATCGATACCGACCGGGTCGAACTGGTCGACTTCGGGACCGGCTCCGATCCTTACAAGCGCGACTGGATGGAACTGAACCGACCGCGTTATCGTCTGACATGCCTCGACTGGCGCCAGCTCGGCGCTTGGCCCGCCATAGGACGGGCGCTGATCCGCCACCTTGCACCGCACAATAGGCCCAGCTAA